From Priestia filamentosa, a single genomic window includes:
- the proC gene encoding pyrroline-5-carboxylate reductase, whose protein sequence is MSNTKKHVLFIGAGRMAQALIKGVNKNEFSILVGNNGNEERLREIKETFEVGTTNHWSQEIHKMDIIILAMPPESHDDILAKLSKDISGQLVMTVAAGIGPTYLESRLPKGTPVAWVMPNTAAKLCKSMTLYALGQNVNQEQQGWIEALIYDIGEFEKVTEQQIHELTAVTGSAPAFIYRVAEALEKITLESGVNKDQARKLVANMIAGSAEMLKTNAAPAELADEVATPGGSTAAGLEVLDTNHLDRLMIDAIEACRQKAMRQE, encoded by the coding sequence ATGAGTAACACTAAAAAACATGTATTATTTATAGGGGCAGGGCGCATGGCCCAAGCCTTAATTAAAGGAGTAAACAAAAATGAATTTTCCATTCTTGTCGGCAACAATGGAAATGAAGAGCGGTTGCGTGAGATAAAAGAAACCTTTGAGGTGGGAACCACTAATCACTGGTCACAAGAGATACACAAGATGGATATCATTATTCTTGCTATGCCGCCTGAGTCTCATGACGATATTCTTGCAAAATTATCTAAAGACATTAGTGGACAATTAGTCATGACGGTAGCGGCTGGAATAGGTCCAACTTACCTCGAGTCCAGGCTTCCTAAAGGGACACCTGTAGCTTGGGTTATGCCTAATACAGCGGCTAAATTATGTAAGTCAATGACTTTGTATGCACTCGGTCAAAATGTAAATCAAGAACAACAGGGCTGGATTGAGGCACTAATTTACGATATTGGTGAATTTGAAAAAGTAACGGAGCAACAAATTCATGAGCTAACTGCTGTAACTGGAAGTGCTCCAGCATTTATTTATCGGGTAGCAGAAGCACTTGAAAAAATAACATTAGAGTCAGGTGTCAATAAAGATCAAGCAAGAAAGCTAGTAGCCAACATGATTGCTGGTTCTGCAGAAATGCTAAAAACAAATGCGGCTCCTGCTGAACTTGCAGATGAGGTAGCCACTCCTGGCGGTTCAACAGCTGCTGGTTTAGAGGTACTAGACACAAACCATTTAGACCGTTTAATGATTGATGCCATTGAAGCATGCCGCCAAAAAGCAATGAGGCAAGAGTAA
- a CDS encoding IclR family transcriptional regulator — MIKSDTVQSVDRALAILGIVSQHNQIGITDICKSLNLNKTTVYRLVSTLVSNGYIEQIKDSNKYRCTFKLFEMGNKRIQDLDLLEEAKPDLEKLAQLTKETIHLVVEEGTEIVYIHKVESTNTIRMHTWIGKKNPMYRTAVGKAILAFSNKEKVIDVWNKSEIVQNTPYTITKIEDFLEQLVSIRENGYAIDNEETEIGIRCVAAPIFDFSKNVVGALSISVPTLRFPEEEINIYGKYAKECSEHISKKLGYIN; from the coding sequence TTGATTAAGAGTGACACTGTTCAATCTGTTGATAGAGCATTAGCGATTTTAGGAATCGTGTCTCAACACAATCAAATTGGTATTACTGATATATGTAAATCTTTAAATTTAAATAAAACAACAGTGTATCGATTAGTATCAACGCTTGTGAGTAACGGATATATTGAACAAATAAAAGATTCAAATAAATACAGATGTACCTTTAAACTATTCGAAATGGGTAATAAAAGAATACAAGACCTTGATTTATTAGAGGAGGCAAAACCTGATCTTGAAAAATTGGCTCAATTAACAAAGGAAACCATCCATCTTGTTGTTGAAGAAGGAACTGAAATCGTTTATATACATAAAGTTGAATCTACTAACACAATAAGAATGCATACATGGATAGGAAAGAAGAATCCGATGTATCGTACAGCTGTAGGGAAAGCCATTCTTGCATTTTCTAATAAGGAAAAAGTAATAGATGTATGGAATAAAAGTGAGATTGTGCAAAATACCCCTTACACGATTACAAAAATTGAGGATTTTCTAGAGCAATTAGTATCAATAAGGGAAAATGGATACGCAATTGATAATGAAGAAACTGAAATTGGAATACGATGTGTGGCAGCACCCATTTTTGACTTTTCTAAGAATGTAGTTGGTGCCCTCAGTATTTCTGTGCCAACACTTCGCTTTCCAGAAGAAGAAATCAACATCTACGGAAAATATGCCAAAGAATGCAGTGAGCACATCTCCAAGAAACTAGGTTATATAAACTAA
- a CDS encoding MFS transporter, with the protein MEKRQIKLVNYLAYGSTDFLGAGAFALTAAWLLYFYTTFCGLTPVQAGSIFAIARFVDAIAAPVMGYITDNFHKTKLGKKFGRRRFFLLISIPLVLCYSLIWVSGMSYWYYLLTYIAFEIVYTMVLIPYETLASEMTTDFKKRAKFTGARMFTAQLSAVFAAFIPGRLVEALGKDDPMTFLYAGTIFTVIFVCVLTFVYKFTWERPLEDILNEEVQEEKIPFFKNVKKVYIDLISTLRVRAFRQHLGMYLGAYLSQDIFNAVFTYFIVFSLAQDTVVASNLMTVMYLLQIFGVWLAMTMTLKLNPAPAYRVAISLFMVGVIGYVVVYYANPSNLMLMLFILIGIAGLGRGGLNFIPWNIYPFIPDVDEVLTGQRREGVFAGMMTFIRKASQALAVFLVSFVLQEAGFVSGKDVQSASALTAIIAILTIGTLIFLVGGFLISYRYKLTKENHTILLNEISRLKSGGSMSHVDTTTRKVVEQLSGWQYEKLWGNNPVGYKNSIAYKNLQDKKKSKTS; encoded by the coding sequence ATGGAGAAGAGACAGATAAAACTTGTTAATTATTTAGCGTATGGATCCACCGATTTTTTAGGTGCGGGTGCTTTTGCTTTAACAGCAGCTTGGCTATTGTATTTCTACACAACATTTTGTGGGCTAACCCCAGTTCAAGCTGGATCTATTTTTGCAATTGCCCGTTTTGTCGATGCTATAGCCGCTCCAGTAATGGGTTATATAACAGACAACTTCCATAAAACTAAACTTGGAAAGAAATTTGGAAGAAGAAGATTCTTTCTATTAATTTCCATTCCTTTAGTGCTTTGTTATTCCTTAATTTGGGTTAGCGGTATGAGTTATTGGTACTACTTACTTACATATATCGCCTTTGAAATTGTGTATACAATGGTGTTAATTCCTTATGAAACATTAGCATCAGAAATGACGACAGACTTTAAAAAGCGTGCAAAGTTCACTGGTGCCAGAATGTTTACCGCTCAGTTATCAGCCGTATTTGCTGCATTTATTCCGGGAAGACTAGTTGAAGCGTTAGGAAAAGATGATCCTATGACGTTTCTTTATGCAGGAACCATCTTTACAGTCATTTTTGTTTGCGTATTAACATTTGTTTACAAATTCACATGGGAAAGACCTTTAGAAGATATATTAAATGAAGAAGTGCAAGAAGAAAAAATACCATTCTTTAAAAATGTAAAGAAGGTATATATAGATTTAATCTCAACTTTAAGAGTCAGAGCGTTTAGGCAACATTTGGGGATGTATTTAGGGGCTTATCTAAGCCAAGATATCTTTAATGCAGTTTTTACCTACTTCATTGTTTTTTCTCTTGCGCAAGATACAGTTGTAGCTTCCAATTTAATGACAGTTATGTATCTGCTGCAAATCTTTGGGGTATGGCTGGCTATGACTATGACTCTAAAATTAAATCCGGCTCCAGCATATAGAGTCGCAATTTCTCTATTTATGGTAGGTGTCATTGGATACGTAGTTGTTTATTATGCTAATCCGTCCAATTTGATGTTAATGCTGTTCATCTTGATAGGTATAGCGGGTCTTGGAAGAGGTGGATTGAACTTTATTCCGTGGAACATCTATCCTTTTATTCCAGATGTAGATGAAGTTCTTACAGGGCAAAGAAGAGAAGGTGTATTTGCGGGTATGATGACATTTATACGCAAAGCTTCTCAAGCACTTGCTGTGTTCCTTGTTAGTTTTGTTCTACAAGAAGCTGGTTTTGTTTCAGGAAAAGATGTCCAATCAGCTTCAGCACTCACTGCTATTATAGCAATTTTAACAATAGGAACCTTAATTTTTCTTGTTGGAGGTTTTTTAATCTCTTACAGATACAAGTTAACAAAAGAGAATCATACGATTTTATTAAATGAGATTAGCAGGTTGAAAAGTGGGGGTTCTATGAGTCACGTTGATACTACTACTCGTAAAGTGGTTGAACAATTATCAGGGTGGCAGTATGAAAAGCTTTGGGGAAACAATCCAGTTGGATATAAAAATAGCATTGCTTATAAAAATCTTCAGGATAAAAAGAAGTCAAAAACAAGTTAA
- a CDS encoding glycoside hydrolase family 88/105 protein, protein MIQNKAFIEKEEVVSYINLLMNNLSQIKDNTGEFLLHFDDVVVDDKSWAVWNWPQGVGLYGIHKYSRLSGDQKALKIVTDWFKDRFEEGVPPKNVNTMAPLLTLAFLYEETKDKSLIPHLEEWAEWVMHDMPRTKENGLQHMTYGPENKNQLWDDTLMMTVLPLAKIGMLFNKQEYIEEAKKQFLIHIKYLSDRKTGLWFHGWTFEGNHNYAEALWGRGNCWITIAIPEIIEILELKEGDFFREFLIDTLKRQVETLAQYQDESGLWHTLINDKTSYLEASATAGFAYGILKSVHKGYISQEYKEVAYKAIQGMLREVSKDGALQKVSVGTGMGDSLDFYKEIKITTMPYGQSLAVLCLAEFLHSYS, encoded by the coding sequence ATGATTCAAAATAAAGCATTTATTGAAAAAGAAGAAGTAGTAAGCTATATCAATTTACTAATGAATAATCTTTCACAGATTAAAGATAATACTGGGGAATTCTTGCTGCATTTTGATGACGTAGTAGTAGATGACAAGAGTTGGGCAGTGTGGAATTGGCCGCAAGGTGTAGGATTATACGGAATACATAAATATTCAAGACTATCAGGCGATCAAAAAGCTTTAAAGATTGTAACAGATTGGTTTAAAGATAGATTTGAAGAAGGAGTTCCTCCTAAAAATGTAAATACAATGGCTCCGCTTTTAACATTGGCCTTTCTATATGAAGAAACGAAGGATAAATCACTTATTCCTCATCTTGAAGAGTGGGCAGAATGGGTAATGCATGATATGCCACGTACAAAAGAAAACGGACTGCAACATATGACATATGGTCCGGAAAATAAAAACCAGCTATGGGATGATACGTTAATGATGACTGTATTACCATTAGCAAAGATAGGTATGCTTTTCAATAAACAAGAGTATATAGAAGAAGCTAAAAAACAATTCTTAATACACATTAAATATTTAAGTGATCGAAAAACAGGATTATGGTTCCATGGATGGACTTTTGAAGGAAATCACAACTATGCAGAAGCGCTATGGGGAAGAGGGAACTGCTGGATTACCATTGCAATTCCGGAAATTATCGAAATATTAGAGTTAAAAGAAGGGGATTTCTTTAGAGAATTCTTAATCGATACATTAAAGAGACAAGTAGAAACATTAGCTCAGTATCAAGATGAAAGCGGTTTATGGCATACGTTAATTAATGATAAAACATCTTATCTTGAAGCATCTGCCACAGCAGGGTTCGCATATGGAATTTTAAAGTCTGTTCATAAAGGCTATATAAGTCAAGAATATAAGGAAGTTGCTTATAAAGCTATTCAAGGAATGCTGAGAGAAGTAAGTAAAGATGGAGCTTTACAAAAAGTTTCAGTTGGAACAGGTATGGGAGATAGCTTAGATTTTTATAAGGAAATCAAAATAACAACAATGCCGTATGGACAGTCATTAGCAGTTCTCTGCTTAGCTGAATTTTTACATTCCTATAGTTAA
- a CDS encoding IclR family transcriptional regulator — protein MEKTKQPYGTVLIKASHILDFLSSCDEPQSLNRIAKETGLTNSTALKILDTLLMIGYVQKNAELKKFSLGLSIIKYANKSINNLDIKKIAQPHLEELQNVTNETVHLGIQDKDSIIYITKIESKNPICLYSKVGNSIPMYCSAMGKAILAYSSDEEIQNYLDRQPLNKLTNNTITNKPEFMEEILKVREMGYAYDNAEHEEDVFCIGASITLNNKKYGAFSVSIPKYRLTEEFQKQIIEAIQICKNNILNDLH, from the coding sequence ATGGAGAAAACAAAGCAGCCTTATGGAACGGTTCTTATTAAAGCCTCGCATATCTTGGATTTTTTATCAAGTTGTGATGAACCGCAGTCTTTGAATAGAATTGCCAAAGAAACTGGTTTAACGAATTCTACAGCTTTAAAAATACTAGACACTTTACTCATGATAGGTTATGTCCAAAAAAACGCTGAGTTAAAGAAGTTTAGTCTTGGTTTATCAATTATTAAATATGCTAATAAGTCAATAAATAATTTAGATATTAAAAAAATTGCACAACCACATTTAGAAGAGTTACAAAATGTAACAAATGAAACAGTTCACTTAGGTATTCAAGATAAAGATAGTATTATTTATATCACAAAAATAGAGAGTAAAAATCCTATATGTCTCTATTCAAAAGTTGGCAATAGTATTCCTATGTATTGTTCAGCAATGGGAAAAGCTATTTTAGCCTATTCATCAGATGAAGAAATTCAAAATTATTTAGATCGTCAGCCATTAAATAAATTAACGAACAACACCATTACAAATAAGCCTGAATTTATGGAAGAGATTTTGAAGGTTAGAGAAATGGGTTATGCTTATGATAATGCTGAACATGAAGAAGATGTATTTTGTATTGGAGCCTCTATTACTTTGAATAACAAAAAGTATGGAGCGTTTAGTGTTAGTATTCCTAAATATAGACTGACGGAAGAGTTTCAAAAACAAATTATTGAAGCAATACAAATTTGTAAAAATAATATCTTAAACGATCTTCATTAA